TTAATTCATTATATATGGATGATCAAGCATTTATCGTCTAAGCAATCATCACATGGATCCATCTAATCAATCGATGATCCCTTCCACTGCAATATATACGATTATACGATTTAATTGAGTATCACGAcaaaaaattgaatattaaattGATTATCTTAATTTCTATAAAATCCCATCTTGATAATCTCATAAATTAAGGTGAATGTATATCTTATATACACATGGATATCAATGTGCATATATCACTCCTTTTATATATACCTACACTATACTGCCCCAATTTCTACCCCAGGTGAACGACACGGCAGGGCCGACTGTTTTCATACGTTGCATGAACAAGTCACACGCTGGCAGTACTGATGGGGGCTGTATGTTTAGCTCACATGCAGCCGGCTTGGgtgatttctttctctctctctcgagcATAAGAAATGgaaaagtgaaaaaacaaaaacagaaatatTCCATGCTTTCGGCCATAAAGAGGTCAAGAGGTCAGACGCACAAGCACTGTCTGATTAGATCCCATCCTGCGTCTCTTTAACGCCACTTTTTCCCgccgtttttttgttttttgtttttttcaatagAAACGGTACGTtgagtggaagcggattggctggtgtaccacacaccagttatttagctggtgtattgacgtcagcaagttctgtgggtcccatcatgaggtatgtgttatatccaaactgtccatccgttttgcgagctcgtattaaggcttcaGACGAAAAATAAGAAATACCTACAAATCAgctggaccacactgaaaaaagcagtgggggattgaacgtctaccattgaaacccttttggggttcacagaagttttggataaatattaaattttcttttcctcttcatccaggtctttttgaccttatgaacagattggatggaaaataaacgttatggtgggccctacgaaaattttaacggtgaaaatcagtatctctgctgctatttttggtgtggtccagttgatatttgaatatgattcattttttcggaTATTACTCTAAAATGTatcaaaaaaatggatgaacggtgtggatataataaatacatcattgtttgAATTTCAATTCCTTCCACTTACTTTTATCTCAACataatatttgaatttcaaaagcTTTTCAGTTACTACCATCTTAAATCAACTAACTATGTTATTTATTCTCAGTTTATTTACATTATCTTCAGATAAATCTAGAATGAAACCGAAATTCATCAATGGTTGGAATTCAACTCAAGGAATAGTAGGATTGGATCATCAATAAAGTGATTATAAGATGATAATTCATTTATAGTATTAAAGAGAAAATGGACGGTGGGATTGTGCCAACCATCTCAGCATATGGGACCCAGTGGATGGGACAGATGCTTGAACCTGAGTagcgacagaggcaaaacgaaccTCGCCGACTTCCCCTGCTTGGATCCTTTGCGTACAACTACAGCAGAAACGGACCTTTGTACGCAGATTGCCATAATACCCCTATTTCGGCAATACAGGGAAAgcaactctctcttttcttttttttattcgaATATTACGATGTTGCCTTTTTATCTTCCGGATCGCAAcggtaccacaacttgtggtaccatGACATGTTTCCCTTCAAGATGCCATTGATGTAGGAAATCAGAACCATGAAAAATATAGGTCCAACGATGAATATCACCCTcccgaaaatcagattgattTCTTCATTatttgggcccactttatgtttagtTAGACGGACGGTTTTCTATTGAATCCAAAGGTGTGAAGCATCTGATGAGTATGTAGGTGTAATTTTTGTGCTGGATGATTTTCATAGAGGGGCCTACTGTTTCAATGGTACTGATTTCCTACACATATGGCATGTTGGTGGAAAAAATGGTAgtgtaccacaagttgtggtaccttgCGTGTTGGGAATCACTAATGTTTTATTCTTAGCAAAGTTCCGCAAAAGCCATTCACGAGGATGAATGGGGAGGCTGCCACGAAACCGAATTGCGTCCTGCTCCCACTCGGACCATAGTCCGTCCAGGCagggttctgtgggcccaccacgatgttttaatttgatccaagccgtccatccatttttccagataattttattacATGTTCTCAAAAATAAGCAGaaaaaaggctcaagtggaccacaccacaggaagaagcagtgataatgacacctaacGTTGAACCTTCCtagggggccaccgtgatgtttgttttccatccaacgtgttcataaggacatatagacctggatgaagggaaacacaaatatcagcttcatccaaaacttcggcggctccgaagaagtttttaatgatgagagttcaatccccactgtgtggtccacttgagaattttatccatccaatttttgggtttataccataaaatgatatggaaaaatgtatggacggagtggataaaactattatatcacggtgggccccacagatcccttcTAGACGGATTATCATCCGGACAGGCAGAACGCAATCCATTTCCATTGACCCCATATGGCAAGTGTCTAATCTGCGAAGTTCATTGGGTCATGATGCAACACATatgcaagatctgagctttccataaaGTTAGCTACAATGTTTGGATTTTCTGGTGTTAAAATCAGGCCATTTTataactcaggtaggccacagaatatcaaaacaaatgaatggctataaAAATATTTTAACCGTCAAATTTACTTTAGATATTGTGCCCCAGCTAGCTAGAGAAAATGTCTGATTTTATACGTAGTATATCTCCGCATGATTTTCGACCTTATGAAAAGCTCAgatctaaaaaatatattttatatttgttCTGTGATGTGGATATGTACGGCTATTCACCCGTCCATCGatactctttcttttctttttattttttatttctttgcaGTGGTTCCCACGTGAACACTTTCGGTCGAAGATTGAGGGAACTGCTGTTTTTTAGTAGTGCCGCATCCACTGTTAATTGCTGATGTAGAATACAGGATGCATTTTCAGATGTTCCTAACCTTTCATTTGGTATGCATGAACATGGATGAGCTAGTCTCCAAAAACCATGCTGAATACTTCAGTCCCTCAATCGATGTGCTTCTTTTGCCGTTGAATAATGAATGTTGACCGTTCCTTACTGGACCGTCCAGTCATTGTGTGGGCCACGGACGCAACTTAGCTGCAACCCCGAACCAGCGCTGTGGGTGGGACCCTTATcgcggggcccacctcgatgcatgcgtGTATATTTAAGCCGTTTAGCTGTTTTTCCAAACCATTGTGGCATGACCCAAAAAccgaagtagatacaaatctcaggtggaccacactactggaaacaatgatgaatgattattaaaaacttctggatcaagctgacatttgtatttttccttcatccaggtctatgtaatcttatcaacggcttggatgaaaaATAACCACTACAATGGCcgtaggaagattttaatggtgtgcgttcaatgcctactgtttcttgtagtgtggtgcacctaagatttgtatctgctttattcttgggctcataacataaaatgagttggcaaaacggatgtaCCGGATAAATATATAACgcatacatggaggtgggccccacggtcagggtaccAACCACATCGCTGGTTACGGGGTCGCAGGTAAGTAGCATCCGTGTGCCACACGCTCACTTCGAATACAAACTTCCGGAAGCGGATTAGTTGCGACCTGGATCTAGaaaaggtagggtccacctagatgtatgcgttgtttatccacaccgtccatcagttttctcagatcattttaggacatgcttcCAGAAAATCAAGTGGATACAAATCTCGGGTAGACcagacagtggggattgaactctcaccattgaaaaattcttggaggccacacaagttttggtcagaaattttttggggcccacatccTTCCTATCCAACAGATGCACCCAACTATAACAATGACGTGAACCAAAATGCCTCCCCATCGGATCCAATGACCGGATACGCTGCAAATgtactttgatttttttatttttttttcaagtggtgtacattagtttttatggtgtagcTCACCCTGTGTCTAGATCAAACGAACTTTTGGATGATCTCAAAATCGTGCCACATTAGATCTATTGGACGGGTTAGATATCATATAAAATAACGTGGGCCAAACAATTCTCCACCTCatcactttcccaagcaaaaagaaaaagagtacaGAAGGGCATTCTAGTAATTTCACTGTTCAAAAAAGCACTAACGTGTGTGTTCGTAgaagcattatttggtaaaaatccataaataaataaatatataaataatatatatatatattttttaaaaaaggctaAAATATTTTCTCTCTTGCACTCTTATCTCCATATATAGGCCTCATGGAAACAGAGAACATTCCtttgagagaaagaaagagaggatggAAGAGCAAGTAGAGAAAGTAGCAAAGGCATTTGTAGAGCATTACTACAATATCTTTGATACCAATCGATCTTTTCTTTCCTCTCTATACCAACCATCTTCAATCCTAACATTCGAAGGCCAAAACATACATGGTGTTGATGAAATCGCACGTAAGCTCACCCAGTTACCCTTCGATCAATGCAAGCATCTAATCACCACCGTCGATTGCCAGCCTTCTCCTTTTGACGGTGGCATCCTTGTCTTTGTTTGTGGTTCCGTGCATTTACTAGGCGAAGAGCATCAGCTCAGGTTTAGCCAggtcacatctctctctctctctctctctctctctctctctcgttcgaGAATACAAGGTCGGGCCATGGAAAGTTCTGGGCTTTTCATTAAGTGAGCCCCATCATTCATGATAGACGGTGAAAATGCCTTTGATGAATGGGCTGATTGGCAAAGCTGAGCTGGGCCCATCTGATAAACAGACTTAAATTTTAGGGCCAGATTCAGACCTCAGGCCGAGTATCACATCCCACGTACGGCCCGAGTAGGACAAGCTAGAAAGCCTGACGAGTCATCCAGGCCCATTGACAACCTTGGCCAATGGGTTGGtgaatcatgtggcccacttgtaggaAGTTGGTGCATCAGAAGACTTTATGCACCTTCATGCATTAGGACCTAAAAATACCTCTCTTATAAGAGGTGATCTAATAGACAATGCCTACTTGTATGATCAATTGAACCGTGTATACTGTATTAATGTGGTGTGAAGCCCACTACTTTCTTGGTGAGCCACATTCCCTAGAATGGATACAAAGGTGTGGATGAGCTAGTGATGGCCCAGGCTTCTCTAACCCCAACCTAGGCACATTTAGAAAGAACTtaacatatgaacttagaaattttttaataaaagttTATGTAAATGGACATGTTAAAAAGTCAATGGTAAAAATATGATAAACATTCTTATATTAGTCAATCTCGACATTTGAATAAagttgtttcatatatatatgtctgtgtgtgtgtgtgtggtaaaTAGTATGTTAAGTTGAcatcatgggaactttccatgaggtggaGATGTGTGGGCTTCACtgtaatgtgtgtcgaacatcaacaccgtgcatttaataggtcccctttaattTATTGAATATCCCAAAAGTCAGctatatatggaactcaggtggaccataccatctaaaatcatgtgaagacatgactaaaacatataaaatcacttggtggggcttacTGAGTTATGTATGCGGATGAAACTTCTTACTCTCATCCAATTGGGATAGACACAATAGATGGgtggatttttgaaccacatctcagtgggcccaataaatgaatatgaatgttttaatgggagggtaaccgctctcaactgttgtatgtggtgtggcctactcaagtcatgaattgacttgatgtttaatcccgtggcccaccatggaatgtttcATCTGGCTGATGGAGtaaatgttcaacacacatcatggtggggcccacacagctccacctcatgggaacttcccatgaggtcgacctcatattaccatttctatatatatatatatataaagaagctAAGAAAAGGAGATCCATTTTCCCTTTATTCCAATGTCCTGATCAAAGAAAGCTATCATATTAGGGAATATGAAATCTTTTCCCTGGACAGCCAGCTAgccaaggacatcttaagctaCGCAACTTCGTGAACTACGCATGCAGACCAATCTTTATACATTTGGCCCACCTGGTGTGAAAAAGTCTGCTAGGCATAGCGCATCTGCCGACCTAGGGTGGCATTGGGCCAGGTGCGGATGCGCTTTGACTGGCTCAATTTCTCATCGGGGCTGAAATCAGGCATTCTTGTGGTCTATTTAATAATCAGGCCTTCAATATAAGGCCAGGATTAGCCCCTTAAAATCATAAATGGGCCCATATCACCTGCATGAGCCCACCAAAACACAGCTGACTACAGTACAGGCACCAATTGGTTGGGTTCGAGTTGGGGCAGGGTCAGCCCGAGCCTAACCTATTGACTAAATAGGCCTAGAATTCTAGCAGAAACCTGACCCATGACTCATTATCCTTTGACCTGATATGACCCACTTAATTCAggacgtggattgcatcctacTCCGCTTGTCTCAAGCCACGGATAGGCAGTTCTGTGgagcaggcccaccgtgatgtatctgtttatccttGACGTCCATTCCTTTGCTCATATCATTCTAAGATATGACCAcaaaaatgggtcagatccaacactcaattagacccaccaaataataagcttaagttgcattaaatgtaagagtcatctatggtgtagtccacttgagcgccgaatccacctcatttttgtgctcatatcttaaaatgatatgagaaaagggatggacagcatgtgtaaacagatacatcacagtaggcctgtCCATAAAACTGcccattcgtggctagagacggggcAGGGTTAGTACACAATCTACGTCCCTTAGTTCATCAAACCTGAGGCTAATATGACCCTACCAATTTAATTATTATCAGAtcagtcgagtcgagtcgaacccaactcgacccaacccagACGACACTCAGGTTTAAGATAGGAACACGGGGCTAAAGGCATGCCTAGCCTTAGTTAGTGGATGTGCATATCATGTGCATGCATGTAGGGTCGTTATCTATTATTGTCTTGGGTGGGACCACTATCATGTGTCCTTGGCATCTCACCTACTTATCAGGGTCACTCCACCATGAAAATAGGATGtgcaaaaaataaggcagacatAGCCTAATATATGTTGTGTCCCATTTTCATAATGGTTTCCATACACCAAGTGGGCCCACAAGCAACTAGTTGCATGACTTTCTTATCTACAACTATTGTAGAGGAGCTGGCATCTTGGTGGCTTGTCTTCATCAAGAATCTTATTCTTGATAGTGAGCTGTGATTCTCAAATTAAAAAGATTTGCTGAGTTGACTAGGTGATGTATTCCAAGAGTCACTTGTTTCCCATATTCATGTAAAAAGCTTTTCACACTATGATGAGGGGATTCGATAGATCCGAAGAGCAACCCAGctctccatgatatatgtgtttaacaTCCACTCATTTTATGAaacaagctcaaaaatgaagcagatccaaatctcaggtggaccattctaGTGGAATGAATGGTGATTGactgctcaccattaaaagcttcctagggtcactgtaatgtttattcgccatccacatgtaaggtcatacagacctagatgaagaggaaaacacaaatatcagctttgatttaaaacctctatggccccaagaagtttttaatagtacacattcaattaccactgtttcctgaggtgtggtccaactgagatttggatatactttatttgtaggctcaaggcctaaaatgagctgaccaaACAGATGTAccacatggatataaaacacatacatcaatgtggggtccacagtcacgGATCCACCCAACTCGGTGGTTCCCCAGCTCCACCGAATCTGCATCCCATCAGCCCAATCTCtcatgggtgggccatactaagtaAAACATACTATTCAATGGGCGGTCTGTAGTTTTTGACTTTGTGGCACACCTCCAAATAATCACCTTTTGCATAGATCAGATGTAAAGGAAATCAATGGGCTGTTCCCATACAATCATTGTATTTCATCGTTTATCAGGAACTAATTAATCCCACTACAAAGTTGAGAAAGTCGACTGATTCACAGCTCTTTGACAATGGTGCAGATGTTTCACTTGATTCCCACTCTCCAAGGCAGCTTCTTTGTTCAAAATGACATATTTCGCCTCAACTATGGTTGAATTTTCGATCCTGTCCACAATCTCGCACGTGTGAACAGATGGCTTGTTGTTGTAACTTTGTTGTGTCCCTTTGTATTTTGGTGATTGAAAATAAAAAGCGTTAGCTTTTGGGTTTGTTAATCTTTGGCACTCGATGGTGAGATCTTATCCATTCAAATTTCATCCCTTGaggaaacatgatttgtgctttcgTGAAGTATAAAACCATCAATCTAAAACTCTgtaactcgactcggttcgactcagctcgactcgaagcGACTCAATTGCTTGAAAAGCACTTTAAACAATTAAGCGATACTGCCTCTAACTATTAAAACCAACAACATGTGCTTACAAATTCATCCATtgctttttatattttttaattatttaaaatataaataaataatattaatttAAATATTAGATATGGAGTCAAGTAAAGACGTGTatgaggggagtggattaggtgagacctgcaCTCACCCAGGACGATGTGGCCCTTATCGTGGGGCCATGCCCCTTTATGTATTTActttgtatccatgttgtccgtctgttttccatatcattttaccgTGTTATGGCAAAACAGAATTAGatccaattttcaggtggacTTTAACATATAAAACGGTGGTGATTAGTCATTAataagtcacaaaagttttggataaagctgatatttggtttttttttttttttccctttatctaagtGTAGGAGACcctattaatagattggatggctaataaaccctacgaaaacattaaggtgcaccctaagaagtttttaatggtagagtgttcaatcaccactttttcctgtggtattatccacctaataattggctcttaattatttttaaaataatgtcctaaaatgatattaaaaaaataaaataatagacaacatggatatataatacatacatcaaggtggcccacgatAAGGGCCGCATGTCTTGGGTGAGGTTGTTGTAAGACTTCTATTAAGTGGGCAACACATGATTATcagatctaaccgttggattattcagattgagcgattcaatgggccccactacaattgTGATCATTGTATATAGGTTTGGGGCGGGACGCTTGAACCGTGATCCCTATACTCAATTATTAAGCCAAATATAAAAGCCTACAGTGTGGAGACCCTAGAGGTGAGAAGTATGATGGGTAAGTTTCTAACCCTCTTTTCTATACAAGTgaaaaaaaccctaatcctattGAAGGTTCTTCTAAGTGTGTAAGGTGCTGAAGATCAAGATTCCTGTTGGCGGAATGTTTTTCCAATTAAGTACGCTTTCAGTTTATAGTTTTGAACCTCCATTGTTGATGCAGAGACAATCCGTCAATTCCACAATACAAGTATAACAGCTGGGTCTAACCAATCCCCTCCCATTATCTGAGTCTTCAATTCAACTTAACCCAACTAAAcatgacacccagatccatagctcaactggcaaactaagtggagatacctcgtttcaacacttgacatcttggtatcgatccctagtgggggtggctaacatggagtgtgtgtactgacatgggtggtgtgtactaacaagctgacccaaaaaaaaaaaaaaaccttaacccaaactaTGCATAAAGTGGTTTAGAACTGCATTGATTGGCCCATGGCCCAATTCAAGTCTTTTCCTAGACCGACGTGCTTGTTACTTTACAAATCAAATGGCTCAACCCACAAGGCTGTCGCATGGTTTGGATAAATcttacttaaaataaaaaaattaatattatttattataaaattaataaataatttttaaaattttaaataccagcaaaataaattaatttaaactTTTAAATGTGGCTTATGCCAAGACATTAGCAATGCTTGAAAGCCTTTAAATAACATGTGGAATGCCAAACAGGGGACAACTTATTCAATAGTATCATTAAGAGCAAACCATGGTATAAGAATCACCCCacaattgaatgatcctaaccttgaAGTAGGCCAATATATTATAACAATCTATCTTTTATGAGTCATAGACCACATGGTTAGAATTATCAAATCCAAGTAtaactttggaatcataagcaatataaAGTGAGATCTAGAGAAATGGTTTAAGATTATGATTGGACTTATTTATTTACCCATGCAATGTTAACCGTACGtccatttttcatgccattgataGTATGGTTAAAATCATtcaattggcatgatttttataCCTATGGTTATATCATTTGATGTATTTTCTGTTAGAATATTGCAAGATTTTCACAATCTCAACAATATTCGTTGATCCGTGGCCTATATGAGTTTCAGTCCATGCCATGTCAGTGTAGCCTGGGCGCCCCTCCATCTGAGCCACAGTCGCAAAAGGACAAATTCGTGTGACTTGCATGATATCCACCTTCATTGCTTAGATTCAACTTTTGGTCTTGATATCAAAAACCAGGTTGATTCAACACTCAGTGGGCTACCCCATGAGGAATTATagctaaaaacaaaaaacaaaaataaaaaatcatattgtAACCCAACTGATTTTTGTGATTTGGGAAGATGCTTTCATCTTTTGTGGTAAGTTACATTAATGTATATCAAATGAAATATAGACCTCACGGTGGCCCCTACAcaaaatcaaaggtgggtttTCCTTCCCAACTGTTTACTATATATGGTTTTGGCCCATTGGAgttttggatggtcttgatttctGGATTCCAAGACAAATGCAAGGTAGAGTGCTGCTGACCGGGTACTAATATAATTTTAGACTCTCTACtttgttaaaataaaaataaaaactaacatAAACGAGGGTAGTAATATAATTTCTCCTTTTATTGAATTTTGTGATATAAATCTCAACTTTTATAGGGAGTAATTTGATACTCTGTCACCACAAAATTCtagatacacaggcactcataaATTACAAAtcatgcattaactcaaaatcAAACCCACTAAATTGTACAACTTGTTGTTGCTAAATCATAATCTCAAAATTCAATTTGTTGGGCAATCTTAACTGCAATTAGTGAATGCTTGTTTGTTAAAACACGACcaatggatattttcattttaactaTCTAATGATGCTCACAAATCCAATAggcagataatcaaataagtgtaattttttgttcatgacacatctaagctaggacccataatttggacggttccaCTTGAAATGCTTGCATTCAAAGTACACAACTTTTGGCTTGGTGTAAATGTTTGTAAACCATTGTAAAAACATAATTATTGCCTGTGGTAGgctcacaggagtttcaacacccggtcaagggttcaggtatctataggtggtgaaattccactagcgtgagtgtgtggggtgtgtgtatgcatgtgaaaaataaaaataaaaataaaattttttttttttttaaaagagcttGGGCTAAAATGAATACCATATCAAAGAACACTGAAGGAattggatgcctaccattgaaaacttctcaagggttatagaagttttggatctgcataatttttaggctcatgccctaaaatgatatgagaaagtgAATGGACAACATTGGATGTTGTGGATTAGATGTCTTCAATATGTGTAGAAACAGAGGGTTTTGATTGATCAAGAGAACTTTGGATTAAACGAAtggtctctggacagttttgaACAAGTTAAATGATTAAACATGGTGACTCGATTGAtcaataatatttcaaaaaatcaaattagCTCTCTGAATATTT
This region of Magnolia sinica isolate HGM2019 chromosome 1, MsV1, whole genome shotgun sequence genomic DNA includes:
- the LOC131239189 gene encoding nuclear transport factor 2B; its protein translation is MEEQVEKVAKAFVEHYYNIFDTNRSFLSSLYQPSSILTFEGQNIHGVDEIARKLTQLPFDQCKHLITTVDCQPSPFDGGILVFVCGSVHLLGEEHQLRFSQMFHLIPTLQGSFFVQNDIFRLNYG